A region of Veillonellales bacterium DNA encodes the following proteins:
- a CDS encoding secondary thiamine-phosphate synthase enzyme YjbQ: MEQFLLDTPREGFIDITAKVREFVRRSHIRQGICQVFVPHTTAGVTINENADPDVVTDMLAALEQMIPKLPYRHVEGNSPAHVKSSLMGCSLTILVEENDLVLGTWQGVYFCEFDGPRKRKVFVQVVGEV; encoded by the coding sequence ATGGAACAGTTCTTGTTGGATACGCCGCGGGAAGGATTTATTGATATAACTGCCAAGGTACGGGAATTTGTCCGGCGTAGTCATATTAGACAGGGAATTTGCCAGGTATTTGTTCCCCATACAACAGCCGGGGTAACCATCAATGAAAATGCCGATCCGGATGTGGTTACTGACATGTTGGCTGCGCTTGAACAGATGATCCCTAAACTTCCGTACCGGCATGTGGAAGGCAATTCGCCCGCTCATGTTAAGAGTTCTCTTATGGGATGTTCCTTAACTATACTTGTTGAGGAAAATGATTTAGTTTTGGGTACATGGCAAGGCGTCTATTTTTGTGAATTTGATGGGCCGCGCAAACGAAAAGTCTTTGTTCAGGTTGTTGGTGAAGTGTAA
- a CDS encoding carbonic anhydrase, whose amino-acid sequence MQAERALRRLIEGNKRYVTEHYAEIDVGLERREKLAEYGQRPFAVIVSCSDSRVPPEIVFDQGSGDLFVVRTAGEVVDDIALGSVEYAVEHLAVNLIVVLGHEDCGAVKAAVEDSDEPSYIALVVEAIKPAVEKAKMQHGDLLDNAIRENVYLNMCRIEASDLIRESMFTGYLKIVGAVYCMHNGRVKFLF is encoded by the coding sequence ATGCAAGCTGAGCGTGCCCTAAGAAGGCTCATCGAGGGGAACAAACGATATGTGACAGAACATTACGCGGAAATTGATGTGGGATTAGAGCGAAGAGAGAAACTGGCAGAGTACGGGCAACGCCCCTTTGCCGTGATTGTCAGTTGTTCTGACTCACGTGTTCCGCCAGAAATCGTGTTTGATCAAGGGAGCGGAGATTTATTTGTTGTTCGCACAGCAGGAGAAGTGGTAGACGATATTGCACTCGGAAGCGTGGAATACGCCGTTGAACATCTTGCGGTAAATTTGATTGTAGTGTTAGGACACGAGGATTGCGGAGCGGTTAAAGCGGCAGTGGAAGACTCCGATGAACCTAGTTATATCGCACTTGTTGTCGAGGCAATAAAACCTGCCGTGGAAAAAGCCAAAATGCAACATGGGGATTTATTGGATAATGCCATTAGAGAAAATGTCTATTTGAACATGTGCAGGATAGAAGCATCCGATCTTATTCGGGAATCCATGTTCACTGGTTATTTAAAGATTGTCGGGGCCGTTTATTGCATGCATAATGGACGCGTGAAATTTTTATTCTAA
- a CDS encoding helix-turn-helix transcriptional regulator, giving the protein MQNTKVGNIIRTLRQECNMTQKQLADKMNISDKIVSFYQ; this is encoded by the coding sequence ATGCAAAATACTAAAGTCGGGAACATAATCCGTACCCTGCGTCAGGAATGCAATATGACGCAAAAACAGCTTGCGGACAAAATGAATATCAGTGATAAAATCGTTTCATTCTATCAGTAA
- a CDS encoding flavodoxin family protein: MKFIVFNGSPAGANSNTNVIAEAFLSGAKRADSDTENVFLIDKNIGYCKGCFACWFKTPGKCVMQDDMTELLDKYNAADVVCFASPVYTWNMTAVLKNFVDRLVPLKSPLIVNSGENFDLADSKPKTQQFVVISNCGFPGNNNFETMKVVFASCNPVLEIYRNCGKLLKSKDEKIKATVNEYLQVIEQAGYEMATQNYLSEETKSKLEMQLMSIPDYVKYIGM; this comes from the coding sequence ATGAAATTTATAGTATTTAACGGAAGCCCTGCCGGGGCAAACAGTAACACAAATGTGATTGCAGAAGCGTTTTTGAGTGGTGCCAAAAGAGCCGATTCCGACACAGAAAATGTGTTTCTAATTGATAAGAACATTGGATACTGCAAAGGATGCTTTGCCTGCTGGTTTAAAACGCCAGGGAAATGCGTGATGCAGGATGATATGACAGAGCTTTTGGACAAATATAATGCCGCTGATGTAGTATGCTTTGCTTCGCCTGTTTACACATGGAATATGACAGCAGTTCTCAAGAATTTTGTCGACAGGCTCGTGCCGCTGAAAAGTCCTCTGATTGTAAATTCAGGCGAAAATTTTGACCTTGCGGATTCCAAACCTAAAACGCAGCAATTTGTGGTGATTTCAAACTGTGGCTTTCCTGGCAACAACAATTTTGAAACCATGAAGGTCGTGTTTGCTTCCTGCAATCCTGTCCTTGAGATTTATCGCAACTGTGGCAAACTGTTAAAGAGCAAGGATGAGAAAATCAAAGCAACCGTAAATGAGTATTTGCAAGTTATCGAGCAGGCCGGATATGAAATGGCAACGCAAAATTATCTATCAGAAGAAACAAAATCAAAACTTGAAATGCAGCTCATGTCGATACCTGATTATGTGAAATACATCGGGATGTAG
- a CDS encoding agmatinase, producing the protein MSNFSLSQAVNLAPTGIATFAKTPFCTDLNQLDADIALLGAPCDISIQGRSGARLGPRGIRMQSTRFSYSPRGSYDPERDDFYISTDRWKIVDCGDADLVPGDLEASFANIEAAVRKIVVQGAMPVVMGGDHSITIPVVRGLEAEGPFHVIHFDSHLDWTDSLGGQRYSNGSPCRQMSLLPYVFKMAHFGIHGIGSSQKSDFEDAKAYGDLILSPRQIRRLGIEETLKFLPQGERYFVTIDIDAMDYSIAAGTGSPMHGGLYYDEMTDLLEGVAKLGHIVGFDLVEVAPPYDNASSTTCYLAARLMSDFIGFITKERERLGEKSR; encoded by the coding sequence ATGTCAAATTTTAGTCTTAGTCAAGCGGTGAACTTAGCTCCCACAGGGATTGCTACTTTTGCCAAAACACCGTTTTGTACCGATCTTAACCAACTGGATGCCGATATTGCGCTCCTCGGCGCTCCCTGCGATATTTCCATACAGGGAAGATCTGGCGCACGGTTGGGGCCAAGGGGCATACGAATGCAGTCTACCCGCTTCAGCTATAGTCCGCGGGGTTCTTATGACCCGGAACGGGATGATTTTTACATTAGTACCGATAGGTGGAAGATCGTAGACTGTGGAGACGCAGATCTTGTGCCAGGCGATCTGGAAGCCAGCTTCGCCAATATCGAAGCTGCGGTACGCAAAATTGTCGTGCAAGGAGCCATGCCTGTCGTTATGGGCGGCGATCATTCAATTACCATCCCTGTAGTCCGGGGACTTGAGGCTGAGGGCCCTTTTCATGTCATTCACTTTGACTCCCATCTTGACTGGACGGATAGCCTCGGAGGACAGCGGTATAGCAATGGCAGTCCCTGCCGGCAAATGTCTCTCTTGCCTTATGTGTTCAAGATGGCGCATTTTGGCATTCATGGAATTGGCAGCAGTCAAAAATCGGACTTTGAGGATGCTAAAGCCTATGGTGATTTAATTTTATCACCACGGCAAATCCGCCGACTGGGCATCGAAGAAACGCTGAAGTTTCTACCCCAGGGAGAACGTTATTTTGTTACCATAGATATTGATGCTATGGATTATTCCATAGCCGCCGGCACAGGGTCACCTATGCATGGTGGTCTCTATTATGACGAAATGACCGATCTTTTGGAAGGGGTAGCCAAATTGGGGCACATCGTGGGCTTTGACCTTGTGGAAGTAGCACCTCCTTATGATAATGCCAGCAGTACTACCTGTTATCTGGCGGCACGTTTAATGTCCGACTTTATCGGGTTTATTACTAAGGAGCGTGAGAGATTAGGGGAAAAATCTCGGTAA
- a CDS encoding HutD family protein, whose amino-acid sequence MTYTIDLVKKEQQHTAAWSGGMTTQIAIYPKQAEYNKRNFLWRLSSARVDLEKSTFTVLPGISRIIMVLAGEIRLEHQNHHTAKVKPYEQDQFSGDWTTRCFGKASDLNLMLRAGCDGKLTALFLDAQQQIAFADNGIANYAEGTTAFYCVDGSCEMTVGKAAYLLSAGDVLLIHHYIAQEKLDFTIRNSEYNPVHIVQADMYHKTAV is encoded by the coding sequence TTGACATATACAATAGATTTGGTGAAAAAGGAACAGCAACATACCGCTGCCTGGTCAGGAGGAATGACAACGCAAATTGCCATTTACCCCAAACAGGCTGAGTACAATAAACGTAATTTTCTCTGGCGGCTGAGTAGTGCCAGGGTTGATTTGGAAAAATCAACCTTTACGGTTTTGCCGGGGATTTCACGGATTATTATGGTGCTGGCAGGAGAAATTCGGCTGGAACATCAAAATCATCATACTGCGAAAGTAAAACCTTATGAACAGGATCAGTTCTCCGGTGACTGGACTACGCGGTGTTTCGGCAAAGCGAGCGATTTAAATTTAATGCTGCGAGCAGGCTGTGATGGCAAGCTAACGGCACTGTTCCTTGATGCTCAGCAACAGATTGCTTTTGCTGATAACGGAATAGCAAATTATGCGGAAGGGACTACCGCTTTTTATTGTGTCGACGGCAGCTGTGAAATGACGGTTGGTAAAGCAGCCTATCTTCTTTCGGCTGGGGATGTTCTACTGATTCATCACTATATTGCGCAGGAGAAACTCGATTTCACCATTCGAAATTCTGAATATAATCCTGTTCATATTGTCCAAGCCGACATGTATCACAAAACTGCAGTTTAA
- a CDS encoding amidohydrolase family protein, which produces MKHIYKPSYLFQDDCFKQGKGVLVEDGSIRAVEEAEKLVAQHPDAMIADWTNLALVPGTVNAHNHSFQSLLRGLVTDRPFLEWRDKALYHYSPRFTTQDLYTGALFAFGEMLRYGATTVCDFFYLHNDGSESDEAIIQAAKDVGIRLVLARTMYDWNGAPKGYQESVEQAVTHTKKLALKYAGNPMVKILPAPHSLHAASLEMVKAGHDLALELGTKFHIHVAEEPFEVEETTKAYGLAPVELLDKIGVLDENMVAIHAVWLKDNEIKLMGEHKAGLVYCPSSNMFLADGVTKVVELMKAGVTVGLGSDGACSNNRISVFEEMRMTALLQKVSLLNATAISSKQVFDMGTANAEQLLGIPVGKIAPGYHADFVGIDTKDLSMQPIYDVNEQMMPNIVYAMQPNAIAKVVVQGIEQVHNGHIVSMPEDKIYQTLQVLIQKFNFLS; this is translated from the coding sequence ATGAAACATATCTATAAACCATCTTACCTATTTCAAGACGATTGCTTTAAACAAGGCAAGGGAGTACTGGTAGAAGACGGCAGCATTAGGGCTGTGGAAGAAGCCGAAAAGCTTGTTGCACAGCATCCAGACGCTATGATTGCCGATTGGACCAATTTGGCACTGGTGCCTGGCACGGTAAATGCACATAACCATTCTTTTCAAAGTCTGCTGCGCGGTTTGGTTACCGACAGGCCTTTCTTGGAATGGCGTGATAAAGCTCTGTACCATTACTCACCGCGTTTCACTACCCAGGATTTATATACCGGCGCACTGTTTGCATTTGGAGAAATGCTGCGTTACGGAGCAACTACAGTTTGTGATTTTTTTTATTTGCACAATGACGGATCTGAGAGCGATGAAGCTATTATTCAGGCAGCTAAAGACGTGGGTATTCGGCTGGTGCTCGCGAGGACGATGTATGATTGGAACGGCGCACCGAAAGGATATCAGGAAAGTGTTGAACAAGCGGTTACTCATACTAAAAAGCTGGCGTTAAAATATGCCGGCAATCCCATGGTCAAAATTCTTCCGGCACCGCACAGCCTGCATGCCGCTTCGCTCGAAATGGTCAAAGCGGGTCATGATCTGGCTCTTGAACTTGGAACCAAATTTCATATTCATGTGGCGGAAGAACCGTTTGAGGTTGAAGAAACTACTAAGGCTTACGGCTTGGCCCCTGTTGAACTTTTGGACAAAATTGGTGTGCTGGATGAAAATATGGTGGCTATCCATGCCGTATGGCTTAAGGATAATGAAATCAAACTGATGGGTGAGCATAAAGCCGGACTGGTTTATTGTCCGTCGAGCAATATGTTTTTAGCAGACGGAGTCACAAAAGTTGTCGAGCTGATGAAAGCAGGGGTAACGGTTGGCTTAGGCTCGGACGGTGCCTGCAGCAATAACCGCATCAGTGTATTTGAAGAAATGCGGATGACGGCGCTGTTGCAAAAAGTGTCCTTGTTAAATGCTACAGCTATTTCCTCTAAACAGGTGTTCGACATGGGAACGGCCAATGCCGAACAACTTCTCGGGATACCGGTGGGTAAAATTGCTCCGGGGTATCATGCCGATTTTGTCGGCATTGATACTAAGGATTTGTCGATGCAGCCTATCTATGATGTGAATGAGCAAATGATGCCCAATATCGTATACGCTATGCAGCCTAATGCCATCGCTAAGGTTGTGGTGCAGGGCATTGAACAGGTGCATAACGGCCATATTGTCAGTATGCCGGAAGATAAAATCTATCAAACTCTACAAGTGTTAATCCAAAAATTCAATTTCTTATCATAA
- a CDS encoding Zn-dependent hydrolase: MNHSTANLVVNTKRIQDRLEALSQFGRNSNGGIDRSFGSTADLAAREHLISLLKTEIGAAIDVDPAANIWAKINTDSELPTIAIGSHHDTVQNGGRYDGALGIILAMEILSVIQEQQIGLRHPLALVSFTAEEPNPFNLSTLGSRMAAGKLDPAKLREVEDTIHHIPLATALAKAGGSFEKLGEAKLLPNLLSAFMECHIEQGKRLENKGLSLAVVSGITGIYRETIQICGEANHAGTTLMQDRHDALLAASEFCLVFEKILKDTKRDDVVGTIGHLEIFPNAVNIIPGETVLTMEVRTLEGDVTKAVVECLAAPIAVIEKKRGVHFIRRVLLDQAGVALDKIVIDKMAQAMMEMSEPYLTLASMAGHDATHLASVTRSGMLFVRSIDGKSHCPKENSMLEDIEKAGNVLLQTILLLDKELE, translated from the coding sequence ATGAACCATTCAACTGCAAACTTAGTTGTTAATACGAAACGCATTCAGGATCGTCTCGAGGCGCTTTCGCAATTCGGACGGAATAGCAACGGCGGCATTGACCGCAGTTTTGGCAGTACAGCCGATTTAGCTGCCAGAGAACATCTTATTTCCCTGCTGAAAACAGAAATTGGTGCTGCTATTGACGTAGATCCTGCTGCTAACATATGGGCTAAAATCAATACAGATTCTGAACTGCCGACTATCGCAATAGGCTCTCATCATGATACGGTACAGAACGGCGGCAGGTATGACGGTGCGTTAGGCATTATTTTAGCAATGGAAATCCTGTCTGTGATACAAGAACAGCAGATTGGTCTCCGACATCCGCTGGCACTGGTGTCCTTTACCGCCGAAGAACCAAATCCCTTTAATCTTTCAACGTTAGGCAGCCGAATGGCTGCAGGCAAACTCGATCCCGCAAAGCTGCGGGAGGTGGAAGATACTATTCATCACATTCCCTTGGCCACTGCCTTGGCAAAAGCGGGCGGTTCTTTTGAGAAACTGGGGGAGGCAAAACTTTTGCCCAACCTCCTAAGTGCTTTTATGGAATGTCATATTGAACAAGGGAAACGTTTGGAAAACAAGGGGCTTTCACTGGCTGTTGTTTCCGGGATTACGGGAATTTATCGTGAAACCATCCAAATTTGCGGAGAGGCTAATCATGCCGGTACAACCCTTATGCAAGACAGACATGACGCTTTATTAGCGGCTTCGGAATTCTGTCTGGTCTTTGAAAAAATTCTGAAAGACACCAAACGGGATGATGTGGTTGGAACTATTGGCCATTTGGAAATTTTTCCGAATGCCGTCAATATCATTCCGGGGGAAACCGTGCTGACTATGGAGGTCCGGACTCTTGAGGGCGATGTAACGAAAGCCGTTGTAGAATGTTTAGCAGCACCGATAGCTGTTATCGAAAAAAAACGGGGCGTACATTTTATCCGCAGAGTGCTGCTTGATCAGGCAGGTGTAGCTTTAGATAAAATCGTTATAGATAAAATGGCACAGGCAATGATGGAAATGTCTGAGCCATACTTGACTCTTGCCAGTATGGCAGGACACGATGCGACGCATTTAGCCAGTGTTACCCGTTCAGGCATGCTTTTTGTGCGTAGCATAGACGGAAAAAGTCATTGTCCGAAAGAAAATAGTATGCTTGAAGATATCGAAAAAGCCGGCAATGTATTATTACAGACAATATTATTGCTGGATAAGGAGCTTGAATGA
- a CDS encoding amino acid ABC transporter ATP-binding protein, translated as MINISCLNKYFGDHHVLENINLTIGQGKVVVIIGPSGSGKSTLLRCINYLETYSEGEITIDGKPMGRKMINGKSVQIPDKELNQTRQKVGMVFQAFNLFPHKTVLQNITMAPMSLKQMSRSDAEDLAMNLLKKVGLEDKAQVLPYNLSGGQKQRVAIARALAMQPKVMLFDEPTSALDPEMVGEVLQVMKQLAKEGMTMAVVTHEMRFAKDVADEVLVLDKGVIIEHDKPDKIFACPSHPRTKEFLSKVLENS; from the coding sequence ATGATCAATATATCTTGTTTGAACAAATATTTTGGTGACCATCATGTACTGGAAAATATCAATTTAACAATTGGGCAAGGCAAGGTCGTGGTTATTATTGGTCCGTCCGGTTCAGGGAAAAGTACACTTTTACGGTGTATCAACTATCTGGAAACCTATAGTGAAGGCGAAATCACCATTGACGGAAAACCGATGGGCAGAAAAATGATAAATGGCAAATCCGTACAAATTCCTGATAAAGAATTAAATCAGACCAGACAGAAAGTCGGCATGGTATTTCAGGCTTTTAATCTATTTCCACATAAAACGGTACTGCAGAACATCACGATGGCCCCTATGTCCTTAAAGCAGATGAGTCGCAGTGATGCAGAAGATTTGGCAATGAATCTTTTAAAAAAGGTAGGTTTGGAAGACAAGGCACAGGTGCTTCCCTATAATCTGTCCGGCGGGCAGAAACAGCGGGTCGCTATTGCCCGGGCTCTTGCCATGCAGCCTAAAGTCATGCTATTTGATGAGCCTACTTCGGCACTTGACCCTGAAATGGTGGGAGAAGTGCTGCAAGTTATGAAGCAACTGGCCAAAGAAGGCATGACCATGGCGGTTGTGACCCATGAAATGCGTTTTGCCAAAGATGTGGCTGATGAAGTACTTGTTCTTGACAAAGGAGTCATAATTGAACATGATAAACCGGATAAAATTTTTGCCTGTCCCAGCCATCCGCGTACCAAGGAGTTTTTAAGCAAAGTGCTGGAGAATTCATGA
- a CDS encoding amino acid ABC transporter permease, translating into MSFDFSVVFLGKNVHFLLYGLMSTAFFSVAGFMLSLMVGTIIAFGQLSSIKPYRYFSLAYLSWFRATPLLVQLFLLYYGLPILFHIDTVAWISGVIALGMYSGSYASQIIRGAIQSIDRGQMEAGRSLGFSYTQTMIKIIIPQAFFRMLAPLTNEFISLTKNSSLLSTITVAELFRQANILIANTYRTIEFLLAIAVLYYLFNNLIGYLGMKLEKHFRTGGELQ; encoded by the coding sequence ATGTCATTTGATTTTTCGGTTGTGTTTTTAGGAAAAAATGTACACTTTTTGCTCTATGGTCTTATGTCTACCGCTTTTTTTTCGGTGGCAGGCTTTATGCTGAGTCTCATGGTAGGCACGATTATTGCTTTTGGGCAGCTTTCCAGTATAAAACCATATCGGTATTTTTCTCTGGCCTATTTATCCTGGTTTAGGGCGACTCCGCTTTTGGTGCAGCTGTTTTTGCTATACTATGGGCTGCCTATATTGTTCCATATTGATACGGTTGCCTGGATCTCCGGCGTGATTGCTTTGGGAATGTATAGCGGTTCTTATGCTTCACAAATTATTCGCGGCGCCATTCAGTCGATTGACAGAGGGCAGATGGAAGCGGGGCGGTCTTTAGGTTTTTCTTATACACAAACCATGATCAAGATTATTATTCCTCAAGCCTTTTTTCGCATGTTGGCCCCGCTGACCAATGAATTTATTTCTTTGACGAAAAATTCTTCCTTACTGTCAACCATTACGGTTGCTGAATTGTTCAGGCAAGCCAATATTTTGATTGCCAACACCTATCGCACCATCGAATTTTTGCTGGCGATCGCCGTACTTTACTATTTATTTAACAATTTGATCGGGTATCTAGGCATGAAGCTGGAGAAGCACTTCCGTACAGGAGGCGAGCTGCAATGA